The nucleotide sequence TTGGACCTAGGGGGAGACACTATTGCAAATATCGCACCTGCCAGTGGAGAAACATGTGCCGAGTAGGATTTAGAATTTCAGGTAGCTTCTGCCGAAGCAGGTGAGGCTATTCGGACAGTTTCTACCGAGCCTTATGAGGTGGTTCAGTCGGTTTATGATGTGCATATTAGGCCTCGGGAGCCTGAACCTGCTGAAGTATCATCAGAGCAGCCACGGTAAATTGTTGCCGAGAGTAGTACGTAGTCACGGCAAACACTTACCGAATCTGCTAATGtgccccctctctctctttagATCCACAGTGCAGCCCAATAGGTAAGTATTGTGGATGATTATGTAACTAATGCAAGTAATGATGTAAGTCCATATAAGTTGCCACCGAGACAAAATCGAGGTGTGCCACCTGATAGGTTTTCTCCGGAAGGGAAAATGAAGTATTTAATAGCCAACTATGTCTCATGCAATGGCCTTGCACTAGAGCCCTAAACTTTGATGGACAATACGGAGTCTGTTCAAGTACCAACCCATGTGGAGGAAGCTTTAAAGGATCCAAAGTGGGCAAAAGCAATGGATGAGGAAATGTTGGCGTTACAGAAAAATAATACCTGGGAGGTGATGCctttaccaaaagaaaaaaaaaagacagttGGATGTCGGTGGGTGTTTACGATCAAATACAAAGTCGATGGATCAATAGACAGATACAAAGCAAGGTTGGGAGCTAAAGGATACACCCAAACATATGGTGTAGATTACCAGGAAAGTTTCTCTCTGGTTGCCAAGATGAATacagtttgatgtgaaaaatgttttTCTCTATGGGAACTTGGAGGAAGAagtatatatggattttcctcATGGGTATAGTGCTGGTGGAAATACCGGAGTATGTCAATTGCGTAAGTctctttatggacttaagcaatcgCCTCGTGCATGGTTCAATAGGTTTACTCAAGTTATGAAAAAGATTGGGTATCATCAAGTCATTCTGATCACACATTGTTTGTTAAACGAAGACAGGGAAAAGTGATAGCCTTAATcatctatgtagatgacatgaTTATCACTGGAGATGATTTCAATGAGATTTCGAAGTTGCAGGGTAATCTTGCGACCGAGTTTGAAATGAAGAACCTATGAGATTTGAATTATTTTCTTAGGGTTGAAGTTGCTCACTCTCTGAAAGGTATCTTCTTGTCTCAACATAAGTATGTTATGGATTTGTTAAAAGAAACTGGTATGCTGGGGTGTAAGCTGGTAGACACTCCTATTGTTGAAAAGCATCATCTATGTTTGGATCCGAATCAGAAATTAGTTGATAAAGGGAGATATCAGAGACTTGTaggaagactaatttatttggCTTATACACATTCGGATATCACTTATGTTGTGAGTATAgtgagtcaatttatgcattcacCGAGGGTAGATCATATGGCTTCTGTTATGCGTATCCTAAAATATTTTGAAGTCTGCGCCAAGGAAATGAGTTCTATATGGGAAGCACGGACATTTGAGGGTTGAGGGGTTCACAGATGTTGATTGGGCAGGGAATGTAAGTGATAGACGATTTACTTTTGGGTATTTTACTTTTGTAGGAGGAAATCTGGCTACATGGCGAAGTAAGAAACATAAGGTGGTATCAAAATACTCAGCTGAGGCTAAGTATAGAGGCATGGCCCACAATATTTGTGAAATTATTTGGCTTCAAAAACTTCTTTGGGGTTTAGGTTCAAACCAAATGTGACCATGAGACTATATTGTGATAATAAGTCAACGAGAGATATAGCTGATAATCCAGTGCAGCATGATAAGACAAAACATGTGGAGGTTGATCgacattttattaaagaaaagctCGAGAAGAAGATTGTTTCAATTCCATTCGTGAAGTCAGAAGAGCAACTTGCAGATATTCTCACTCATGCCATGTGTAGTCGAAAGTTTGATAACTCACCtatcaagttgggcatgtgtgacatctatgcaccaacttgaggggaagTGTAAAACGTGAGTCAATGTTAGGAAAAAAAAGGAAcgtaaaatattataaatattagGAATCCTTTATTAGGTAGGATATTGTTTATGACCtttattatttgtttccttATGGAATAaggattgtatatgtatatatttcaaaGAAGTAATACAATGAAAATTATCCCATAAAATTCTATTAATAGCACATGCTCTCGCCTAAATTTCACTTTTCCAATTAACTTTGCCAATCATGTAGGACTTCCTGGGAAATCTTAGAGCATCCCCAATAGGGGCTTTATCCTCCATAAGGCAACCACATTTCTAGCCTTAGTGAGAAATTTCATCCCTAATGAGCCGAATAATGGGGCTAGATCCACCACTGGGGCTAGCAACTTCCTTTCTTGGGTAGCATAAAATTAGGCTACATCTAGCCCAAAAAAACAGTGGGTCCCACCAAAAAAATAGCAACCCATGTGAGCAAAATTCTATCATTCTCCCTTCACTTGCGAATACACTTATActctctttttattatttttttaaattcttttcttacttatttttcttgcaatttggctaattaatgattgttttaaattccataagaattaaaatttcaaattgattttaCATTCAAGGGCATTGATgggtgaaattttcaaataatgtttttcaaaattgtatgatactaatttaccaattggtgctaggtaaattgttgtgttatacgtgaaaatcaaattatttcaaaTGGCGAAATGGGGGTTTGTTTCTTTCGACagatgagattgagataagagAATCTAATCCAACGAACGATTTATAAATGATGAAATCTAACTTTGTCACAATTTGAACTTTTTAGATTGAAAGgttcacaaaaaaaatttaagattgcacgtccaaaaatcaacttaagaaaagctaacacacaaaaaaataatcatcactaaatcaaattacaacataaataaatatatatagttcCATATAAAGCCTGAAAGATATAACCCCTTATTTGGAAAGATTCTTTTATAAAGCCCCCCAAAGATTCCTCAGAGCTCTAAAATGGGCTATATAGAGCCCCTCACTGGGATGCTCTTAAGATAAAAATGATGCCAGACGTGAATCTGTGCGGTGTGGAAGGCCAGCTCGAGCTCCTAAAGCCCTACAGCAGAGGGCAGCCTGCAATTTGAAACACAccagagaaaaaagaaaaggtcaCAAACGGAAGTATGTTGCAACATCCTACCACTTCAAAACACTGCCCCTACTTACCACTTGAGCAGCAAACGGCAGCATTTTCTCTGGTGGCATGTTGGTGCAAATAGCTACAATAAAGCAACAATCCCATTAGTGAAAAGAGTACAAGACACGGTAGAGATGACATCTTCCGATAGATAAACTAACAGATTCTGGCAACGGATGGTGAGAAGAATTTGCAAGAAGAAGTAAATTCAACTTCGTGAAATCAAACAAGAACGTGTGTGTGCGTGGGcgggtgtgagagagagagggagtaaACATACCATAGAGAACTGCTCCAACAAAACTATCTCCAGCACCTGTTGTATCTAAGAGTTCTTCTGGAGGTACTTTCTCAGCTGTTCCCACCAGCAACCTCCCACAAACAGTCCCTATTCCGTTGGCTCTCAATTTTGTCACTGGCTAAAACGattaaaatggaaaaaaacttgCAAATTAATAGATCCTAATTTAAAATGGACTATACAGCAGGTCCAGGCTGATTTGTTATAATGGGAAACGGAAATGAGTCTTTTTTGAAGTTCAAGTTCCTAACCGATGAAACATAAGTTGGGATAGCTGTGCTATCATTCTTTCTCTGCTTCAGCGATCCCAATAAGCTGTCGACATCCATTTCTTCTATGTCTGGTATCTCTGCCAGAAACAGAATGTCAATGAAAACCTGTAAAAGTTTCAAATcagatgaaacaaactatcttTACAACAGTCTAAGCCATCATTTCGTACTCTTTATGTTTTTTCAGTGCTTTCCTCCTCAATAAACCCTGGATACATACTTACCATCCACACTTCTCTCAAGCATAATGCATCCATCTTCTCCCAATGTCACAATTACGAATTTGAGCTTTGGCAATTTCAAAAGCATCGAAACAAGAGCACTAGGAGCAGATGCTGCTTCTGTCCATGCCTGCCCACACAAATGATCTATCGGCGTTAAGCTTAAGCAACATGATGAAGATATACAATGCATGTAGAGCAAATCCTgtacgaaatttttttaaaatgcaGACCAAGAGATTGAAGAAAAAGTGAATAGCAAAAAAATGTTTCTGAATGTGTTCTAAGTTAATTGTCAAAATCAGAGCAACACATTACCATACATCCTAAGTGTAACATGTATCCACAAGATGCTTAAgacttaaaaataatatggtATAAAAAGATTAGTTCTCTATAAAACCTCTCATTATCCGGAGAAAAGGTTCCTTTACTGGCTTTCTCGGCTGAAAATTGTTTGGCAACGGACAAGAAAGAAACCAACGACTTGTCTCTTGTTTTTGgggtttcaaagaaaaaaatcgAACATATATGTTCAGTTGGAAAAACAAGTCCTCGTTTCCTTCAAGAAATAATAGTTCAGGGAAGAACAGCTGACTTGCCTGTGGAAATTTCGCTGAGCATACAGCATAATCAGCAAAGGTTATAAGATCATCCAACCCTTCTCTTTTCCGTTCATTATCAATTAATATAGGTATATTTTTCCGAGCAGCCTGTGAGAATCGAGTTATGCTGACTTATTCTCTTTggttaataacaaatttatttgGAAATTACCAAACTAAAAACGTAGAATCAAATACTAGAACTAGAAGATAACAGTCACCTCCTGCGCAACAACTAAAGCAGTTTCAGGCCATCGTACATCAAAATAAACAATTCTTGCTCCATCCAACGCAGATGATAAACTTGATTGGGAAAGGTCATCCGGCATCATGAGAGGATACCCTGGAGTAAAAATACAGGTACGGGTTTTCCTGGAAATGACAATCAAATTGAGAATGATAATCTAGAAAGCCTTTGAGATGCTACAGTAAAGAGAAATTCCATTGCAAAATGAAGGGTCAGTGCCTACATTTTTCAATGCCCCTACTCACAGTTAATCCGCTAACCCTGCCCCTCCCCGCAAGGGTCAGTGCCTAGCACCGGCTAGGGCCATATGCAACAGATCAGATTGCCACAAGGTTGTGTGTGCAtgcacatgtgtgtgtgtggggagagagagagagagagagagagcagataTGAGAAAAGGTCCTTACGTTTCGTTGTCTACAATAATGTAGGTAAATGGTGAATTACCCTCCTCAGAAACCTGAAAACAAGACAGGTTCAGCTCAGAAAGTTGATAGCAATATTCAGATTGCACAGCAGTCAAGTTCTATTTGTTCTGAAActtgggctggtttggtattactgtgatttgaaaaaaaactatttatgctgtgagaataagcagcggagtgtttggtaaacttttatgaaaaacaattgtaactgtgtgaaatgaccaaaaaatgtataatactagatgtgccattaatttaatttttttaacaaataaaggtgaattactaaatatactttatttttaaaagaacaaaatgtataaactttatcttaaaCACATAATCCAATGTTTAACAAGAAATCATAATCCAACGTTCAACATATAATCAAAGATTTATGTTGCTTCATGTTTTCAGTTTGTTTTCaaaactcatttttgctgcttcacgtttttagctttttttcatccaaaactgtgaaaataagctgtttttaagtgtttaccaaacacctttttgagctcagcttCTTTTTATATTCACTTTTTATGAAAGTacctcaataccaaaccagtattTAAGCAGCAAGCATCACTAATAACATCATAATTGCCCGACAAAAACACCGCAGATGAAATGAAGATCATGAATGGGTTTCCTTTTGAACCTTACCACAATAAAAGAAGTATCAACACCATCGTTCCGTAGCACCTCCAGTATAGCCCTGCCTTGCGTATCATTTGCAATCTATCATTTCACATTGCTCAAGACACGTTACAAACTTAACAACAAGAAAACCACCAATGCTCGGCGAAAAAAGTTGATATTGAAAGGGTTAGGATTTAAGACCTTGGAAATCACCCTCGTAGTCAAACCCAAACGAGCTGCACAAGTTAAGGCATTACCCGTATTCCCACCTCCTTGAACCTAAGAAACCAACCAACACACCATTTATCAAAGCAAAGCTACAGCAATTGGGAGTAGCCATTGGCATGCGAAAAAAGTTGAGTCTTCCCATCTCCCCTAGCCACCATCGTGCGATTCACCGAGCTAT is from Malus sylvestris chromosome 5, drMalSylv7.2, whole genome shotgun sequence and encodes:
- the LOC126623395 gene encoding uncharacterized protein LOC126623395, producing the protein MSHDSLPRLSENRIVLGVGGVGVDFLAAVPSYPKPDEKIRTTSLKVQGGGNTGNALTCAARLGLTTRVISKIANDTQGRAILEVLRNDGVDTSFIVVSEEGNSPFTYIIVDNETKTRTCIFTPGYPLMMPDDLSQSSLSSALDGARIVYFDVRWPETALVVAQEAARKNIPILIDNERKREGLDDLITFADYAVCSAKFPQAWTEAASAPSALVSMLLKLPKLKFVIVTLGEDGCIMLERSVDEIPDIEEMDVDSLLGSLKQRKNDSTAIPTYVSSPVTKLRANGIGTVCGRLLVGTAEKVPPEELLDTTGAGDSFVGAVLYAICTNMPPEKMLPFAAQVAALCCRALGARAGLPHRTDSRLASFLS